Proteins encoded within one genomic window of Lysinibacillus louembei:
- a CDS encoding ABC transporter ATP-binding protein: protein MSRKQILEVRDLETSFFTDDGRIAAVDHISFSVEEGEILAIVGESGCGKSVTSLSIMGLVPSPPGKITNGEILLDGKNLATLSEREMRRIRGKDVAMIFQEPMTSLNPLFTIGNQMTEAIRIHHKKWTKKQVQERAVEMMKLVGLPRAEELLKEYPHQLSGGMRQRVMIAMALVCDPKVLIADEPTTALDVTIQAQILKLMKELNTRLQTAVLLITHDLGVVAETCERVIVMYAGQIVEQAPVQEIFENPQHPYTKGLIQSVPDMRYKKDALYSIPGNVPKPGSIQQGCRFAPRCEYAFERCHMENPTLYSKSEVHTARCFLLDATAEGAFHVEIGGQVDGERTVES from the coding sequence ATGAGCCGAAAACAAATTCTTGAAGTGAGAGATTTAGAAACAAGCTTCTTTACTGACGATGGGAGAATTGCTGCTGTTGACCATATTAGCTTTTCTGTAGAGGAAGGTGAAATTCTAGCTATCGTAGGAGAGTCTGGCTGTGGCAAAAGCGTTACATCACTATCAATTATGGGGCTAGTGCCAAGTCCACCAGGGAAAATTACGAATGGTGAAATTTTATTGGATGGCAAAAACTTAGCTACTCTTTCTGAAAGAGAAATGCGGCGGATTAGAGGGAAGGATGTCGCAATGATATTTCAGGAGCCAATGACCTCTTTAAATCCATTATTTACAATTGGCAATCAAATGACAGAAGCAATACGTATTCATCATAAAAAATGGACAAAAAAGCAAGTACAGGAACGTGCAGTTGAAATGATGAAGCTAGTAGGCTTACCACGCGCAGAGGAATTGCTCAAGGAGTATCCCCATCAATTATCTGGCGGGATGAGACAAAGGGTAATGATCGCGATGGCACTTGTTTGCGATCCGAAGGTATTGATAGCAGACGAGCCAACAACGGCATTAGACGTAACAATCCAAGCGCAAATTTTAAAGTTGATGAAAGAATTAAATACAAGATTACAAACAGCTGTTTTGTTAATTACACACGATTTAGGCGTTGTCGCTGAAACATGCGAGCGCGTTATTGTGATGTACGCTGGACAAATTGTAGAGCAAGCACCTGTCCAAGAAATTTTTGAAAATCCGCAGCATCCATATACAAAAGGGCTAATTCAATCAGTACCCGATATGCGTTATAAAAAGGATGCACTTTATTCCATTCCAGGCAATGTACCAAAGCCTGGCTCCATTCAACAAGGCTGCCGTTTTGCACCACGCTGTGAGTATGCATTCGAACGTTGTCACATGGAAAACCCAACGCTTTATAGCAAATCAGAGGTGCATACAGCACGCTGCTTTTTACTAGATGCAACTGCTGAAGGAGCGTTTCATGTGGAGATAGGAGGACAGGTTGATGGCGAACGTACTGTTGAAAGTTGA
- a CDS encoding ABC transporter ATP-binding protein, whose product MANVLLKVENLTKYFPIRAGMLARKVGDVKAVNDISFEVYEGETLGIVGESGCGKSTTGRVIMRLHEPTSGKITFDGVELTSLSNEEMRKARRDIQMVFQDPYASLNPRHTIEKILEEPLIVHGIGTAEERRRKVIEYLEVVGLSAYHAKRYPHQFSGGQRQRIGIARALMTNPKLIIADEPVSALDVSIQAQVLNLMQKLQEDLKLTYIFIAHDLGVVRHISDRVGVMYLGRMVELANSEDLYAEPLHPYSQALLSAVPIPDPNYEREQVILTGDIPSPSNPPTGCAFHTRCPMAMDICKQQVPQFKEAKTGHSVACHLYE is encoded by the coding sequence ATGGCGAACGTACTGTTGAAAGTTGAGAATTTAACGAAGTATTTTCCGATTCGAGCAGGAATGCTAGCTCGCAAAGTAGGGGATGTAAAAGCAGTCAACGACATATCATTTGAAGTATACGAGGGAGAAACATTAGGAATTGTAGGAGAGTCCGGTTGTGGAAAGTCAACAACAGGGCGTGTCATTATGCGCCTACATGAGCCGACAAGTGGAAAAATTACATTTGATGGTGTTGAATTGACTTCATTATCAAACGAGGAAATGCGCAAGGCGAGACGCGATATTCAAATGGTGTTTCAAGACCCATATGCGTCGTTAAACCCACGTCACACAATAGAAAAAATTTTGGAGGAGCCGTTAATTGTGCATGGTATTGGCACAGCTGAGGAGCGGCGACGCAAAGTGATTGAATACTTAGAAGTAGTTGGTTTAAGCGCCTATCATGCAAAGCGTTATCCACATCAATTTAGCGGTGGTCAACGTCAGCGTATCGGTATTGCAAGAGCCTTAATGACAAATCCGAAGCTGATTATTGCGGATGAGCCCGTATCAGCGCTGGATGTATCGATTCAGGCACAAGTTTTAAATTTAATGCAAAAGCTGCAAGAAGATTTAAAACTGACATATATTTTTATTGCACATGATTTAGGCGTTGTTCGTCATATTAGCGATCGCGTCGGTGTGATGTACCTTGGGAGAATGGTAGAGCTCGCAAATAGTGAGGATTTATATGCAGAGCCATTGCACCCCTATTCGCAAGCACTATTATCTGCTGTGCCAATTCCAGACCCTAATTATGAGCGTGAGCAAGTTATTTTAACAGGGGATATTCCAAGCCCTTCAAATCCGCCAACTGGCTGTGCTTTTCATACGCGTTGCCCAATGGCGATGGATATTTGTAAGCAGCAGGTTCCACAGTTTAAGGAAGCTAAAACAGGTCATTCTGTTGCCTGTCATTTGTATGAATGA
- a CDS encoding ABC transporter substrate-binding protein — MLLALSIFLVACGTDKENEGNSSTPSTDSTDDGGKEEASSKPQILVFGRGGDSVSLDPGIVTDGESFKVTQNLFETLLNFGEDDTTIHPGLAKEWSISEDGLTYTFQLQEGVKFHDGTDFNAEAVVKNVNRWKGGKEDDFYYFNSMFKAEGQDIIADVKAEGDYTVVFTLSRQQAPFLKNLAMSPFGIASPTAFEAAGDKFGDEPVGTGPFKFVDWKRNDSITIEKFADYWQEGLPKLDKVIFRSIPDNSARLNDLVAGNIDLADGINPSDGATIESNAALQLIERPSMNIGYLGLTSTRKPFDNKLVRQAVNYAIDKQAIVDAFFEGRAEVAKNPMPPSISGYNDDIEAYPYDPEKAKALLAEAGYDGAPIELWAMPVPRPYMPDGAKVAEVIQKNLEDVGMPAKIVTYEWATYLDKAKNGEADAFMLGWTGDNGDADNFIYTLLDEDNIGSNNYTYFKNDEMHKLLIQAQSETDENVRNELYKQAQVIIHEEAPWVPLAHSTPLLGAKAEVKGFKAHPTGSDKLLNVSIE; from the coding sequence ATGTTATTGGCACTTTCCATCTTTTTAGTAGCATGTGGTACTGATAAAGAGAATGAAGGTAATAGTTCTACACCAAGTACAGATAGTACAGATGATGGCGGTAAAGAGGAAGCTTCGTCAAAGCCTCAAATTTTAGTATTTGGTCGTGGCGGCGATTCCGTATCTTTAGATCCCGGAATCGTAACAGATGGTGAATCATTTAAAGTAACACAAAATCTTTTTGAGACATTATTAAACTTTGGTGAGGATGATACAACAATTCACCCTGGTTTAGCAAAAGAATGGAGCATTAGTGAAGATGGTTTAACCTACACATTCCAATTACAGGAAGGCGTTAAATTCCACGATGGCACGGACTTCAATGCAGAGGCAGTAGTGAAAAACGTCAACCGCTGGAAAGGTGGTAAGGAGGACGATTTCTATTACTTCAACTCAATGTTCAAAGCTGAAGGGCAAGATATTATTGCAGATGTAAAGGCTGAAGGTGATTATACAGTTGTTTTCACATTATCCCGTCAGCAAGCACCATTCTTAAAAAATCTTGCGATGAGTCCGTTCGGTATTGCATCTCCAACTGCATTTGAAGCAGCAGGTGATAAGTTTGGAGACGAACCAGTAGGAACAGGTCCATTTAAATTTGTCGATTGGAAGCGCAATGATTCAATTACAATTGAAAAGTTTGCTGATTACTGGCAAGAGGGGCTACCAAAACTTGATAAAGTTATTTTCCGTTCAATTCCAGATAACTCAGCACGCTTAAATGATTTAGTAGCAGGTAATATTGATTTAGCTGATGGTATTAATCCATCTGATGGCGCAACGATTGAATCAAACGCAGCTTTACAGTTAATTGAGCGACCATCTATGAATATTGGTTACTTAGGTTTAACGAGCACACGTAAACCATTCGATAATAAATTAGTACGTCAAGCGGTAAACTATGCAATAGATAAACAAGCAATTGTGGATGCATTCTTTGAAGGGCGTGCTGAAGTAGCGAAAAATCCAATGCCACCTTCAATTAGCGGTTACAATGATGATATCGAAGCATACCCATATGATCCAGAAAAAGCAAAAGCTTTATTAGCTGAAGCGGGCTATGATGGTGCACCAATCGAGCTTTGGGCAATGCCTGTACCACGTCCATATATGCCGGACGGTGCAAAAGTAGCAGAAGTTATCCAAAAAAATCTTGAGGATGTAGGCATGCCAGCGAAAATTGTCACATATGAATGGGCAACGTATTTAGATAAAGCGAAAAACGGTGAAGCAGATGCATTTATGCTAGGTTGGACAGGTGATAATGGTGACGCTGACAACTTTATCTATACTTTATTAGATGAAGACAATATTGGCAGCAACAACTACACGTACTTCAAAAATGATGAAATGCATAAATTGTTAATTCAAGCACAGTCTGAAACTGATGAAAATGTACGTAACGAGCTTTACAAGCAAGCACAAGTAATCATTCATGAAGAAGCACCATGGGTTCCTTTAGCGCACTCAACACCATTGCTTGGTGCAAAGGCAGAAGTGAAAGGCTTTAAAGCGCATCCAACAGGCTCTGACAAATTATTAAATGTATCAATTGAATAG
- a CDS encoding ABC transporter permease, with protein sequence MLHYIGKRLLHLIPVLLGMTFIVFLIIRAIPGDPAQVILGQQATAEAIAALRDKLGLNNPWYIQYFDYLKGIFTGDLGESLRTRQAIVTEVWPYLAATFELAIFAMIIAVIVGMNAGIISAWFQNSWFDYIAMVIALIGVSMPIFWLGLMEQWIFSVNLGWLPTSGREEVRDPVTAITHLYLIDTLMQGRFDQFIVTIKHLILPGLALATIPTAIIARMTRASMLEVMRSDYVRTARSKGQKMFVVIYKHALKNALIPVLTIVGLQMGMLLGGAILTETIFSWPGIGRYIYEAIGYRDYPVIQSGILIVAFLFIMINLIVDILYTVIDSRIKYN encoded by the coding sequence ATGCTTCACTATATTGGCAAACGTTTGTTACATTTAATACCAGTGTTACTTGGGATGACATTTATTGTATTTTTAATTATTCGAGCAATTCCAGGAGATCCAGCACAAGTAATTTTAGGACAGCAAGCAACAGCTGAAGCAATTGCTGCATTACGTGATAAGCTCGGCTTAAATAATCCTTGGTACATACAATACTTCGATTATTTAAAAGGCATCTTTACAGGGGATTTAGGTGAATCTTTACGAACGAGACAGGCAATTGTAACAGAAGTATGGCCTTATTTAGCTGCAACATTTGAACTAGCTATTTTTGCGATGATTATTGCTGTTATTGTTGGAATGAATGCAGGTATTATTTCAGCATGGTTTCAAAATTCATGGTTCGATTATATTGCGATGGTTATCGCACTAATTGGCGTATCTATGCCGATTTTTTGGCTAGGTTTAATGGAACAATGGATTTTTAGTGTGAATTTAGGTTGGTTACCAACATCCGGTCGTGAAGAGGTGCGGGATCCTGTAACGGCAATTACGCATTTATATTTAATTGATACGTTAATGCAAGGGCGTTTTGATCAATTTATTGTGACGATAAAGCATTTAATTTTACCTGGACTTGCACTAGCTACAATTCCAACAGCGATTATTGCACGTATGACAAGAGCTTCAATGTTGGAAGTAATGCGCTCAGATTATGTGCGTACAGCACGCTCAAAAGGGCAAAAAATGTTTGTTGTTATTTATAAGCATGCGCTGAAAAATGCATTAATTCCTGTATTAACAATCGTTGGTTTACAGATGGGGATGCTATTAGGTGGAGCTATTTTAACGGAAACCATTTTTAGCTGGCCAGGCATTGGTCGCTATATATATGAGGCAATAGGTTATCGTGACTATCCAGTCATTCAGTCCGGTATTTTAATCGTAGCCTTTTTATTCATCATGATTAATTTGATTGTTGATATTTTATACACTGTCATTGATTCAAGGATCAAATACAACTAG
- a CDS encoding ABC transporter permease: MSEIATKPNVNMAQQDKVAGPWKEAWRSFRKNKSALIGTAIVIFFILLAIIGPIFAPQGINDQNLSQRLLPPSSEFWFGTDDLGRDIFSRILHGARISLTVGFFAVILSATAGSFLGIIAGYYGRWIDTIISRIFDIMLAFPSILLAIAVVSILGPSLRNALIAIAIINIPNFGRLIRSRVLSIKEEEYIHAAKAVGMKNARILWRHILPNSMTPVIVQGTLAIATAIIEAAALGFLGLGAEAPQPEWGKMLADARIFLLNAPWAMIFPGLAIMLTVVGFNLMGDGLRDALDPKMKN, encoded by the coding sequence ATGTCTGAAATTGCAACAAAACCAAATGTGAATATGGCTCAGCAAGACAAAGTTGCTGGACCTTGGAAAGAGGCATGGCGCAGCTTTCGTAAAAATAAATCAGCGCTAATTGGAACAGCTATTGTCATATTTTTCATCCTTCTAGCCATTATAGGTCCAATATTTGCGCCACAGGGCATTAACGATCAAAATTTATCGCAACGTTTATTGCCACCATCATCTGAATTTTGGTTTGGCACGGACGATTTAGGTAGAGATATTTTTTCACGTATTTTGCATGGTGCACGTATTTCTTTAACAGTTGGATTCTTTGCGGTTATTTTATCTGCAACAGCAGGGAGCTTTTTAGGAATTATTGCAGGTTACTATGGCAGATGGATTGATACAATTATTTCACGTATTTTTGATATTATGCTAGCATTCCCTAGCATTTTATTAGCCATTGCAGTTGTATCGATTTTAGGTCCATCTTTACGCAATGCATTAATTGCCATTGCTATTATTAATATACCTAACTTTGGGCGTTTAATTCGTTCGCGAGTATTATCAATTAAAGAAGAGGAATATATTCATGCAGCGAAAGCTGTCGGTATGAAAAATGCACGTATTTTATGGCGGCATATTTTGCCCAATTCTATGACGCCTGTTATCGTACAAGGAACTTTAGCAATTGCAACAGCGATTATTGAAGCAGCAGCATTAGGCTTTTTAGGGTTAGGCGCTGAAGCACCACAGCCTGAATGGGGAAAAATGCTTGCAGATGCACGGATTTTCTTATTGAATGCACCATGGGCAATGATATTTCCTGGTCTTGCGATTATGCTGACGGTTGTCGGCTTTAATTTAATGGGTGATGGCTTGCGAGATGCGCTTGATCCGAAGATGAAAAATTAA
- a CDS encoding FUSC family protein, translated as MKFGARILKTGVAIVFALFLAELCNLPSPVFAGIAAIFAIQPSIYRSYLTILEQVQGNLIGAVVAVVFGLLFGHQLVAIGIAAILVIGIMMKFKLEKSLTLALVTVVAIMEFQGDDFLTFALIRFTTVMVGVFAAFIVNLVFLPPRYEIKLFTSIDSTQDDIIRWARLAVRQASEHTSTKTALTKLKSRLSQIEVLYELYKEERRYIKNQKYVKARKLVIYRQMITVSQKSLELLQRLHKHENELSHLPSSILMLIQERIDLLLTYHEQLLLKFTGKLRADHSSWVRHEEHLQRTEVMDLFIKQITIAKETEGEEEFSSYHLLYILSRILDYEENLEHLDRLIMAYRNYHSEEANIDLETDFY; from the coding sequence ATGAAATTCGGTGCTCGCATTTTAAAAACAGGTGTGGCAATTGTTTTTGCTCTATTTTTAGCTGAATTATGTAATCTACCATCACCTGTATTCGCTGGAATTGCTGCTATTTTTGCCATTCAGCCATCTATTTATCGCTCATATTTAACCATTTTAGAGCAAGTGCAAGGAAACTTAATTGGTGCGGTTGTAGCGGTTGTATTCGGTCTATTATTTGGTCATCAGCTAGTAGCAATCGGCATCGCTGCAATACTTGTGATCGGGATTATGATGAAGTTTAAGTTGGAAAAATCCTTAACGCTAGCACTCGTAACAGTTGTTGCGATTATGGAGTTTCAAGGAGATGACTTTTTAACCTTTGCGCTTATTCGTTTTACAACGGTCATGGTCGGCGTGTTCGCGGCGTTTATTGTCAATCTGGTTTTCTTACCACCTCGCTACGAAATTAAGCTATTTACAAGCATTGATTCTACGCAGGATGATATTATTCGCTGGGCACGTCTTGCCGTTCGTCAAGCAAGTGAGCATACATCAACAAAAACGGCTTTAACTAAGTTAAAATCACGACTTTCTCAAATTGAAGTGCTGTATGAGCTATATAAAGAAGAACGTCGCTATATTAAAAATCAAAAATATGTGAAAGCAAGAAAGCTTGTAATTTATCGTCAAATGATTACCGTATCTCAAAAAAGTTTAGAGCTGTTGCAGCGTCTGCACAAGCATGAAAATGAATTATCACATTTACCATCCTCTATTCTTATGTTAATTCAAGAGCGCATCGATTTATTGTTAACATACCATGAACAGCTTCTCTTGAAATTTACGGGTAAACTACGGGCAGACCATTCTTCATGGGTGCGACATGAGGAGCATCTACAGCGCACGGAAGTAATGGATTTATTTATTAAACAAATTACAATCGCCAAGGAAACAGAGGGTGAAGAAGAGTTTTCAAGCTATCATTTGCTTTATATTTTATCGCGTATTTTAGATTATGAGGAAAACTTAGAGCATTTAGATAGATTAATTATGGCTTATCGAAACTACCATAGCGAAGAGGCAAATATTGATTTAGAGACCGATTTTTATTAA
- a CDS encoding glutamate-1-semialdehyde 2,1-aminomutase — protein sequence MRYAKSEALHEEALQHIVGGVNSPSRSYKAVGGGAPVAMAYGKGAYFYDIDGNRYIDYLAAYGPIVTGHGHPHIAKAIAHAAETGVLFGTATEHEVTFAKMLKEAIPTLDKVRFNNSGTEAVMTTVRIARAYTGRTKMIKFAGCYHGHFDQVLVAAGSGPATLGSPDSAGVPESVATEVITVPFNDPEAFKHAMERWGEQIAGILIEPIVGNFGIVEPKPGFLELVHEMAKEYGALTIHDEIITAFRFHYGAAHTMLGLTPDLVALGKVIGGGLPIGAYGGKKEIMETVAPLGPAYQAGTMAGNPASMQAGIACLEVLKQPGIYEEMDRLGAILEKGILEAAKKHDITITVNRLKGALTIYFTDEKVVNYEQAEKADGEIFGRFFKLMLSQGINLAPSKYEAWFLTTEHTEDDIIETLAAVDYAFSQL from the coding sequence ATGAGATACGCAAAATCAGAAGCTTTACATGAAGAAGCATTACAACATATCGTCGGTGGTGTTAACAGCCCATCGCGCTCTTATAAAGCGGTTGGTGGTGGTGCGCCTGTCGCAATGGCATACGGGAAAGGTGCTTATTTTTATGATATTGATGGCAACCGCTATATCGATTATTTAGCAGCATATGGTCCCATCGTTACTGGACATGGCCATCCGCATATCGCAAAAGCAATTGCACATGCAGCTGAGACAGGTGTGCTTTTTGGTACAGCAACAGAGCATGAAGTAACATTTGCCAAAATGCTTAAAGAAGCGATTCCAACATTAGATAAAGTTCGCTTTAACAACTCTGGAACAGAGGCGGTGATGACAACAGTTCGTATTGCTCGTGCTTACACTGGTCGCACAAAAATGATTAAATTTGCTGGCTGTTACCATGGTCATTTTGACCAAGTATTAGTAGCTGCTGGTTCTGGCCCAGCCACATTAGGCTCACCTGACTCTGCTGGTGTACCTGAGAGCGTCGCAACAGAGGTCATTACAGTACCATTCAATGATCCAGAGGCATTTAAACATGCAATGGAGCGTTGGGGTGAGCAAATAGCAGGTATTTTAATCGAGCCGATTGTTGGCAATTTCGGTATCGTTGAGCCAAAGCCAGGCTTTTTAGAGCTTGTACATGAAATGGCTAAAGAATATGGGGCGTTAACAATTCATGATGAAATTATTACAGCATTCCGCTTCCATTATGGGGCTGCACATACGATGCTTGGTTTGACACCTGATTTAGTAGCACTTGGCAAAGTAATTGGGGGTGGTCTTCCAATCGGTGCATATGGCGGAAAAAAGGAAATTATGGAAACAGTCGCACCATTAGGACCAGCTTATCAAGCAGGTACAATGGCTGGAAATCCTGCCTCTATGCAGGCAGGTATCGCATGTTTAGAAGTACTGAAGCAACCGGGGATTTATGAGGAAATGGATCGACTTGGTGCTATTTTAGAAAAGGGTATTTTAGAAGCTGCCAAGAAGCATGACATAACGATTACGGTAAATCGCCTAAAAGGTGCATTAACTATTTACTTTACAGATGAAAAGGTAGTAAATTATGAGCAAGCAGAAAAAGCTGATGGTGAAATTTTCGGTCGCTTCTTCAAGCTTATGCTTTCACAAGGTATCAATTTAGCTCCTTCTAAGTATGAGGCTTGGTTCTTAACGACTGAGCATACAGAGGATGATATTATAGAAACACTCGCAGCAGTTGATTATGCCTTTTCACAGCTATAA
- the bcp gene encoding thioredoxin-dependent thiol peroxidase, with protein MTLLHTQAPNFTLNNEQGQPVQLSDFLGKNVVLYFYPKDMTPGCTTEACDFRDAYADFSKLNAVILGISADDAKKHTKFIEKYNLPFSLLVDSDHSVAEAYGVWVLKKMYGREFMGIERSTFLINEKGVIAKEWRKVRVKNHIEDVLTYLQDGGEE; from the coding sequence GTGACATTATTACATACACAAGCACCAAATTTTACATTGAATAATGAGCAAGGACAGCCAGTGCAATTAAGTGATTTTTTAGGAAAGAATGTGGTGCTATATTTCTACCCTAAAGATATGACGCCAGGCTGCACAACAGAAGCTTGTGATTTCCGTGATGCCTATGCTGATTTTTCAAAGTTAAATGCAGTTATTTTAGGTATTAGCGCAGATGATGCGAAAAAGCATACGAAGTTTATTGAAAAGTATAATTTACCTTTTTCATTATTAGTAGATAGTGACCACTCGGTAGCAGAGGCTTATGGTGTGTGGGTGCTGAAAAAAATGTATGGCCGAGAATTTATGGGTATAGAGCGTTCAACCTTTTTAATTAATGAAAAAGGGGTTATCGCAAAAGAATGGCGCAAAGTACGTGTGAAAAATCATATTGAGGATGTTTTAACCTATTTACAAGATGGAGGCGAAGAGTAA